A window of the bacterium genome harbors these coding sequences:
- the pheT gene encoding phenylalanine--tRNA ligase subunit beta, producing the protein MKIGIRWLQDFVAVENAAQAVDVLNRVGLEVEGVTSIAAGVRGVVAARIVSVEPHPGADQLKVCVVDDGTKKRTVVCGAPNAAAGRIVPYAAPGARLPELAVETRAVRGVESAGMLLSKKELGVSHDHAGLWILPNDLAPGAELDESAIGDDIIEISVTANRPDCLSVLGVAREIAAALGVALSRPPVEIAPEFRASNAHRGIKIDCPERCARYAGLVVSGLRIAPSPLAAQLRLESAGVRSISNIVDVTNYVMLELGQPLHAFDERLLTAREIVVRVARPGETIRTLDGKERALVAEDLLICDGDKPVALAGVMGGEDTEIGDDSTAVFIESARFDPVGVRRTSKRLGLASESSYRFERGVDPESVPVALARAGALMAAWGGGRAEDVALDAWPGKRDRAVVGIRPSRATHVIGVEIDAREIVDLLRPLELAADFTSADEVRVSIPGFRADLTREIDLIEEVARRVGFDNVPRTLPATHTGAATLTRTDIIIDAARDAMVGQGFSEAISLSMMNPAQLAPFVPGHGDQTAPALVRLRNPISLEMSAMRPMLAPSLVAAAAHNLARQISDVALFEVRTVFKWAGENERPREPLHAAGLLCGRRRPQKYPGPVEDVDFFDIKGACETLLESLGVAGVSYDAAGAPGWLQTGQAAMIRDGAGKRIGVLGRLAENALAPFDIAAALYVFEIDLSAIDPSLLPATRFAVWSRYPATTRDVAVVVDAAMPVGPMMEALRTAAPDVTASVELFDVYAGAGIPEGKKSFAFSITYQSLDGTLTDAEVAEKFEAGIATLAERFGAKLRS; encoded by the coding sequence ATGAAAATCGGCATTCGGTGGTTGCAGGATTTCGTGGCCGTGGAAAACGCGGCGCAGGCCGTCGACGTGTTGAACCGCGTCGGCCTGGAGGTTGAGGGTGTCACCTCGATCGCGGCGGGCGTGCGCGGCGTGGTCGCCGCGCGCATCGTTTCCGTCGAGCCGCATCCCGGCGCCGATCAACTGAAGGTTTGCGTCGTTGATGACGGAACCAAGAAGCGCACCGTCGTTTGCGGCGCGCCGAATGCCGCCGCCGGGCGGATCGTGCCGTATGCCGCGCCGGGCGCGCGCCTGCCGGAGCTTGCCGTCGAAACGCGCGCGGTGCGCGGTGTCGAGTCCGCCGGCATGCTGCTTTCCAAAAAGGAGCTTGGCGTCTCGCACGATCACGCCGGGCTGTGGATTCTGCCGAATGATCTTGCTCCCGGCGCCGAGCTCGACGAGTCGGCGATCGGCGACGACATCATCGAGATCTCCGTCACGGCGAATCGCCCCGATTGCCTGTCGGTGCTCGGCGTCGCGCGAGAGATCGCCGCCGCCCTCGGCGTTGCGCTGTCGCGTCCTCCGGTCGAAATCGCGCCGGAATTCCGGGCGTCGAACGCGCATCGCGGCATCAAGATCGATTGCCCCGAAAGATGCGCGCGGTACGCGGGCCTCGTCGTTTCCGGATTGCGCATCGCGCCGTCTCCCCTGGCGGCGCAGCTTCGCCTGGAGAGCGCGGGCGTGCGTTCGATCAGCAACATCGTGGACGTGACGAACTACGTGATGCTCGAACTTGGTCAGCCCCTGCACGCGTTCGATGAACGCCTTCTGACCGCGCGCGAAATCGTCGTTCGCGTCGCGAGGCCGGGCGAAACGATTCGCACGCTCGACGGCAAGGAACGCGCGCTCGTCGCGGAAGATCTTCTCATTTGCGATGGCGACAAGCCGGTGGCGCTGGCCGGCGTGATGGGCGGCGAGGACACGGAAATCGGCGACGACTCGACGGCCGTGTTTATCGAGTCCGCGCGCTTTGACCCAGTCGGGGTGCGGCGGACATCCAAACGCCTCGGCCTCGCGAGCGAGTCGAGTTACCGCTTCGAGCGCGGCGTCGATCCGGAGAGCGTACCGGTCGCGCTGGCGCGCGCGGGCGCGCTCATGGCGGCGTGGGGTGGCGGGCGCGCGGAGGACGTGGCGCTTGACGCGTGGCCCGGCAAGCGCGATCGCGCCGTGGTCGGCATTCGCCCCAGCCGGGCGACGCACGTCATCGGCGTCGAAATCGATGCGCGGGAAATCGTCGATCTTTTGCGTCCGCTGGAGCTTGCCGCGGACTTTACGAGTGCGGACGAGGTGCGCGTCTCGATTCCCGGATTTCGCGCCGATCTGACGCGCGAAATCGATCTCATCGAGGAGGTCGCGCGTCGCGTCGGGTTCGACAACGTCCCGCGCACACTACCGGCGACGCACACCGGCGCGGCGACGCTCACGCGCACGGATATCATCATCGACGCCGCCCGAGATGCGATGGTGGGGCAGGGATTTTCCGAGGCGATTTCCCTTTCGATGATGAACCCCGCGCAACTGGCGCCGTTCGTGCCGGGGCACGGCGACCAAACGGCGCCGGCGCTCGTGCGCCTGCGCAATCCGATCTCGCTCGAGATGTCGGCGATGCGCCCCATGCTTGCGCCAAGCCTTGTCGCCGCGGCGGCGCACAACCTCGCTCGGCAGATTTCCGACGTCGCGCTGTTTGAAGTACGCACGGTTTTCAAATGGGCCGGCGAGAACGAACGGCCGCGCGAACCGCTGCACGCGGCGGGTTTGCTGTGCGGCCGCCGCCGGCCGCAAAAATATCCGGGACCCGTCGAGGATGTGGATTTCTTCGACATCAAGGGCGCGTGCGAAACGCTGCTCGAATCGCTTGGCGTCGCAGGCGTCTCGTACGACGCGGCCGGCGCGCCAGGATGGTTGCAAACCGGACAGGCGGCGATGATTCGCGATGGCGCGGGCAAAAGGATCGGTGTGCTTGGACGACTTGCCGAAAACGCGCTTGCACCGTTTGACATCGCGGCCGCGCTCTACGTTTTCGAAATCGACCTTTCCGCGATTGACCCCTCGCTGCTTCCCGCGACACGTTTTGCCGTTTGGTCGCGCTATCCGGCGACAACGCGCGACGTCGCCGTCGTGGTTGACGCCGCCATGCCCGTGGGTCCGATGATGGAGGCGCTGCGAACGGCCGCACCGGATGTCACCGCCAGCGTGGAATTGTTTGACGTG